From the Anaerolineae bacterium genome, the window TTGGCTGGATGGCCGTGCCCATGGACGGCCGCACCTACCTGCTCTTGACCCTGCTGACCCTCATCGCGGCAGGTGGGCTGATTGGCTTTGCCTGGCGTATCCGCTCGCCCCGCCGGGCAACCGGGCCGGAGTACAACCTGTCAGCCGACCAGTGGCGCGCTCTGGGTTTGCTGGGCCTGGCCACCATGCTGGTAGGGTTGGCCTATGTTGGGTATAATCTGAGTTTCCGGCAGTTCCAGGGCCGCTATCTCTTCCCGGCCTTAATCCCCCTGGCTATCTTTTTTGCGATGGGACTGAGGGAAGCGTTCTCTCCAAGATGGCGGTGGTGGCTGGCGACCGGCCTGGCCACTGGATGGGTCTGGGTAATAACCACCTCTCTGCTCAAAAATGAGCCGGACAAATGGGCTATCCTGATCACCGGGTTGGTTTTTGCGGCGGCCGCCGGGCGGGCGCTGCTGGCCCGCTATGGGTTCATCCCCACCTCTTGGGTGATGATGGTATGCTACGGCGCGTTGGGTTTTCTGGCCCTGGCCAGTCCGTTTTGGTTTATTATGCCTTACCTGACCCCGTGACCTTGATTTTAGCTCCCTAACCACGCACCTCACTCTCGCCACACTCGATCATCGCCCACCCGTTTGGTGAGCCGTTGTTCATCGGTGTATTCCAGCAGCGCCAGGGCGTATTTGCGGCTGGTGCTAAAGGTGTCGCGCACCTGGGCCACGTTGACGGTTTGATTCTGCCCCAAATAAACCTTGAGCCAATCCATAAACTCCCGGTAAGTTTCGGCCAGTAGAATGACTTCATCCGAGAGACGGACCAGTTGGCCGCTTTCCACCAGGGCCAGTAGCACGTCCTCGCCAATGGCGGCGGCTACGTCTTTGGGCAGCGGGGTATTATAAGGAGCGCGTTTAAAATCGGCCAGGAGTTGGTCAATGGCGGCCTGCTGTTGGGCATTGAATTTAACCTGGTGGTCGGCCAAACGGACCATCGTTTCGGTGGCCGCCAACGCATCTTCCTGCTGCCCGCGCTGAATGGCTTCGTTGAACAGGCGGGTTTCCAATTTGAGCCGGCTTTTTAATTCGCCGCGGGGCATACCCACCCGCAAGGGGTAGCGGGTATGATAATTGGCCAGCGCGGTTTTGATTTGACCCAACAGGTTGGCCCAACCGGCGCGAGAAACTACTAACAATTTTGAGGCAGCTAAATCAGCCGGTGGTTCCGTTCCTTCGTTGGAGAGAAAAAAGACCTGGCCGTTTTTAAGTAAAACTGCCAGCGCCGCCGAAGCAGTTTCGGGGGGCAGGCCGCACTCGGCAATGAGTGTTCGCCCGGGTAGGGGACCGCGCCGGTCCAGTTCGGCCAGCAGCACGTCTTCAGGCGCGCCGGCCAGGAGGGTCTCCAGGCGCTCAATTACTTCCGGCCGAAACCGGCGATGGCGACGGCGCGGCAAAGCGTCCACAATGACGCCCCCGCCAATGGTCAAGGAGGGCGAGGGCTGGCGGATGATGAAGTGATCGCCCTTAATGGCGGGGATACGGTGGGCCAAACGCAACTGCACCCAACCGGCCTGGCCCGGGTCGAGCTGGCGCGCGCCCAACAGGCGGGCAAACCCCATCACCTCGGTGGAGCCGGTAAATACCTCAACCTCCTGATGATGGCGCAGCGGCCTGGACGGGTCGGGCAAAAGCCTTAGATAAACATCAAGCAGTTGGGAAGGCTCCAACCAGCCGGGAGTAGTCAGCACATTGCCCCGGCTGAGTTCACTGGCGCTGAGGCCGGTCAGGTTGACGGCTGTCCGCGAGCCGGGGTCGGCCAGCTCAACGTTTTTTTTGTGGGATTGCAGGCCCCGAATACGGCTTTTTAAACCCTGGGGCAAAATCTCAACTTCCTGGCCCGCCTGCAACCGGCCATCGAGCAGCGTGCCGGTGACGACCGTGCCAAAGCCGCTAATGGAAAAAACGCGATCAATCGGCAGGCGGGGCCGGCCTCGATTGCTACGGGGAGGAATTTGGGCCAAAATTTGATCCAGGGCGCCAACCAGGGTGTCAAGCCCCTGCCCCTGCAAGGGGGCCACGGGAATCAACGGCGCGTTAGCCAAAACCGTACCGGCCACGGTTTCGACAATATCGGCCTGCACCAATTCCAACCACTCTTCATCCTTCACCAGATCAATTTTGGTGACGGCAATAACCCCACGAGGAATCTCCAACAGGTCCAGAATGGCCAGGTGTTCGCGGGTTTGGGGCATCACGCCTTCGTCGGCGGCCACCACAAACAGGGCCAGGTCAATCCCGCCCACCCCGGCCAGCATATTTTTGATAAAATCCTGGTGGCCGGGCACGTCCACCAGGCCAACCGGCTCGCCGGAAGGCAGGGTCAACCAGGCAAAGCCCAGGTCAATGGTCATCTCCCGCTGCTGCTCTTCTTTGAGCCGATCAGGGTTGATGCCGGTGAGGGCTTTAACCAGGGTGGATTTGCCGTGATCCACGTGCCCGGCGGTGCCAATCACGCGCATCCGTTAATCCTGTTCTTCCGCTAACTGCTCAAAGTGTTGCTGCCATTCCTGGGCGGCTAAAGCCCTGGCCTGCACATCCTCTTCAATGATTTGCAGAATCAGAGTCATCTGCTTCTCGATGGTCTGGTTGAATTTGGTAATCTCGTCGGTGCGCTTCTGCAAAGTTTCCATATCTTTTTGCAGACTTTCGGCCTGGGTCTTCCACTCCATGTTTTGCTTCTGCCAGCGTTGGCCGTAACCGGCTTGTAACTTTTCCATTTCGGACCGCTGGCGCTTTTCGGCCAGGCGCTGGAGTTCTTCGGTTTGGTGCTGCTCGCGCTGCAAACGTTCCTGAAAATCCTGCAAGGAGGTTAAGGCCCGTTTATTGAGTTGATAGTGCTGGGCATATTTCTCCATCAGGTCTTCATACTCATCCATGCGGCGCTGGAGTGTTTCGGCCAGGTCATTCCAGGTTTTCATCTGGCGCTCGCGCTGGGCGGCTTGAAAATCCATGTGTTCGCGGTGACGACGGATCTCCTCTCGCACTTCTTCCAGAGCAATCTCGTACCGGCTAAATTGGGAAATTTGCTGCTCGAGCATTTGAGTTTTGGCCAGGCTTGCCTCCAGCTTTTTATTGAAGTCAGGCAAGCCGGCCTGCAATTCCGCTACGCGCCGGGCGTCGGCGCTGCGCTGATCTTCCATATATTTTGCCGCTCGCACCCGTTCGTCTAACTGTTTGTGCAGCCGGTCCAGGTCGGCCTGAAAAGCATTGACCGTTTTATGCAGCCGTTCCAGTTCAGTCCGGGCCAGCGTTATCTGATCATCGTAACGCCGGGTTTTATCCAACTCTCGACGCAACTCGTTTAGGGCTTTGGTATGCGTGTCAAACTGAGTAGCCGTGGCCTGGGTTGTACCCATCCCTCCCGGCTGGCGACGACTGTATCGCTCCTCAAGTGTCTGCAACAATTCATTCCGCAAACGATTCAACTGTTCCTCGAATTGAGGCACGCGGGCCAGGGTCAAGCGGGCTTCGGCCAGGTCCTCTTCTAACGCCTGAAGCCGGCGAGCCTGTTCTTGCGCCTCGTAGGCTTGCGACTCGACCTGTTGCTGCAACTCGGCCATTTTGGCCTGGTCTGCCTGATGTTGCTGCTCTAAATAATCCAGTTGAGCAGATAAATGTGGTTGTTCCATCTGTTACTCTCTCCCGCCAGACCTGCAAGGCATCCGGCCTATATTTGACGAGATTTATTGTATCACGACTCAGGAGTGACAGCAAAGATTTGCCAAATCAGGAACATCCTTTGGGTGCGTCCCAAAACTTCGGCGGTAGGGACAGGACATTGTCCTGTCCCTATCCTATGGTCTAAAAACTGGGCCAGACCCCATCATGTTTTGGGGGGCTTGCTCTCAAGGCAAAGTTTTGGTAAGATACTGACGTTTTTAGCCCAAAGAGGTTTGACAATGTGCAATACCCGCTACCCCGATGCGCCCCGGGTGGCCGTAGGCGCTGTGATAATCCATCAAAAAAAGGTGCTGCTGGTGCTGCGAGGCAAACCCCCGGCGCAAGGCAAATGGGCTATTCCCGGCGGCAGCGTAAAATTGGGTGAAACGCTCCAGGCCGCCGCTGAACGTGAAACCTTTGAGGAAACCGGCCTGCGCGTGAAAGCGGGGGAGGTGCTTTATACGTTTGACGCCATTGTGCGCGACGAACAAAGACGGGTGCAATTCCATTACGTAATTCTGGACTTACGCGCCGAAGCGCTTGAACCGGCCCAATCTTTGACTCCCGGCGACGACGCGCTAAATGTAGGCTGGTTCAGCCTGGCCGAGGTGGACCAACTGGACACGCCTGTGTCTGACACCACGTATGCCCTGTTGCGGCAAATATTGGTTGATGAAATAAATGACCGATCCTAACCAATCTCCCCGGTATCGCTTGCGCCTGACCTTTGCCAAAAAAGCAAGCCTTAAGTATATCTCTCACCTGGATTTGGCCCTGGCCTGGGAGCGGGCGCTGCGCCGCGCCCAAATTCCGCTGGCCTATTCGCAGGGATTCAACCCCCGCCCCAAAATGCAAATTGCCTCCAGTTTGCCGGTGGGCGTCATTGGCCGGGCCGAAATTATGGACATTATCCTCACCCGCCCCGTTGCCGCCGCTGAAACGCTGGTCCACATTCGCGCCGCTCTGCCTAGCGGTATTGACCTGCACTCGGTTGCAGAAATTCCCCTCAAGGCCCCCACCCTGCCCCACCTGCTGCGCCAGGCCGAGTATCGCGTGGTGGTGGAAACCGATCTATCGGCCGAAGCCTTGACCGACCGGATTGAGGTCCTGTTAGCCGCTGATGAAGTGATCCAGACCCGGCAGCGTAAGGGGCAGGGGGAAGTGTTTGATCTACGCCCCTGGCTACACGAACTCCGCCTTGAGACAATAAGTGGTGGTGAAGTCCATTTACACATGCGTCTCACTGCCGGGCAGTTTGGCCATCTCCGCCCCACAGACGTATTAAATACGTTGGGCCTGGCTGAGAATTGGGCTGAAATCGAACGAACCCGGCTTATATTTGCAGACGCGCCAAGGGATTAGTTTTTTTCCCTTTTCAAAATTCTCACGTTGGACTTCTCTTTATCCCAATATTATGTTATAATCTTATGTGAAATTTTTATGTCATCTTGGGGTACATTCCAAATTGTAGGAATTTGGCATAAACCAGGGGGATTCGGGGAAATACCCCCGTGCCCCCCAATCTGTGCCCAAACTTTGGACAGACCCTCATCTTGACACCCTGTGGGAATTTGGTCAAAGAAAGGATAAGCAGGCAATGAAAAATTATCCACGGCAACTTGCCACTATAATAGTTATTGTGGGAATATTTTTATTGGCCGTTAGCGGCAATACGGCGCTGGCGGCGCGGGGAGAAACAGTAGAAATTACCAGCCCTTCAGAAGGAGAGAGCGTTTCGGGCCTGGTGACGGCAACCGGAACCGTTGACTTTATGGATTTTATGAAATACGAGGTTTTTCTGAAAACCGGCAACCAATTGATGTGGGCGGCCACGGTTTTTGCCCCGGTGATCAACGGCAACCTGGCCTATCTGGATACCCGTACTTATCCCGACGGTTTGTACCAACTGATCATCCGCACGGTTAAAACCGATAGCAATTACAACGAAT encodes:
- a CDS encoding NUDIX hydrolase, with amino-acid sequence MCNTRYPDAPRVAVGAVIIHQKKVLLVLRGKPPAQGKWAIPGGSVKLGETLQAAAERETFEETGLRVKAGEVLYTFDAIVRDEQRRVQFHYVILDLRAEALEPAQSLTPGDDALNVGWFSLAEVDQLDTPVSDTTYALLRQILVDEINDRS
- a CDS encoding DUF2344 domain-containing protein — protein: MTDPNQSPRYRLRLTFAKKASLKYISHLDLALAWERALRRAQIPLAYSQGFNPRPKMQIASSLPVGVIGRAEIMDIILTRPVAAAETLVHIRAALPSGIDLHSVAEIPLKAPTLPHLLRQAEYRVVVETDLSAEALTDRIEVLLAADEVIQTRQRKGQGEVFDLRPWLHELRLETISGGEVHLHMRLTAGQFGHLRPTDVLNTLGLAENWAEIERTRLIFADAPRD
- the selB gene encoding selenocysteine-specific translation elongation factor gives rise to the protein MRVIGTAGHVDHGKSTLVKALTGINPDRLKEEQQREMTIDLGFAWLTLPSGEPVGLVDVPGHQDFIKNMLAGVGGIDLALFVVAADEGVMPQTREHLAILDLLEIPRGVIAVTKIDLVKDEEWLELVQADIVETVAGTVLANAPLIPVAPLQGQGLDTLVGALDQILAQIPPRSNRGRPRLPIDRVFSISGFGTVVTGTLLDGRLQAGQEVEILPQGLKSRIRGLQSHKKNVELADPGSRTAVNLTGLSASELSRGNVLTTPGWLEPSQLLDVYLRLLPDPSRPLRHHQEVEVFTGSTEVMGFARLLGARQLDPGQAGWVQLRLAHRIPAIKGDHFIIRQPSPSLTIGGGVIVDALPRRRHRRFRPEVIERLETLLAGAPEDVLLAELDRRGPLPGRTLIAECGLPPETASAALAVLLKNGQVFFLSNEGTEPPADLAASKLLVVSRAGWANLLGQIKTALANYHTRYPLRVGMPRGELKSRLKLETRLFNEAIQRGQQEDALAATETMVRLADHQVKFNAQQQAAIDQLLADFKRAPYNTPLPKDVAAAIGEDVLLALVESGQLVRLSDEVILLAETYREFMDWLKVYLGQNQTVNVAQVRDTFSTSRKYALALLEYTDEQRLTKRVGDDRVWRE